Proteins from a single region of Laspinema palackyanum D2c:
- a CDS encoding chemotaxis response regulator protein-glutamate methylesterase: protein MKIAIVNDMLLAIEALRRVLTSVPDYELLWVARNGAEALDKCTSVRPDLILMDVFMPVMDGVEATRQIMGRCPCAILLVTSSINTHLPKVFEALGYGALDVVITPILGHYGNAEGGETLLEKIRTVHKLLGKPLSKKPRTPIPAKWSYPTQPYPSLVAIGASTGGPTAISKILSQLPQDFRIAVAIVQHIDVQFSASFVQWLSQQTRLKIDLAQEGMTPQPGKIIVAATNDHLLMRPDRTLGYTKHPRSNPYRPSVDVFFTSLAENWPGQGLGVLLTGMGRDGAIGLSLLRSAGWQTIAQDASSCIVYGMPKAAVELGAVQESLTPEAIGLKLLSL, encoded by the coding sequence ATGAAAATTGCTATTGTTAATGATATGCTGTTGGCAATAGAAGCCTTACGGCGCGTCTTAACATCAGTGCCGGATTATGAACTGCTTTGGGTGGCCCGGAATGGGGCGGAAGCCCTGGATAAATGTACCTCGGTGCGACCGGATCTCATTTTAATGGATGTCTTCATGCCGGTGATGGATGGGGTAGAGGCAACTCGCCAAATTATGGGTCGTTGTCCCTGTGCCATATTGCTGGTCACCTCTAGTATTAACACTCACTTACCTAAAGTATTTGAAGCCCTCGGATATGGCGCGCTAGATGTAGTGATTACTCCAATTCTGGGACACTACGGCAATGCCGAAGGGGGAGAAACCCTCCTGGAAAAAATTAGGACGGTTCATAAATTGCTGGGTAAACCCCTCAGCAAAAAGCCCAGAACTCCGATTCCTGCCAAGTGGTCTTATCCGACTCAACCCTATCCCTCCCTGGTGGCGATCGGCGCTTCTACGGGAGGTCCCACGGCGATCTCCAAGATTTTGTCTCAGTTACCCCAGGATTTTAGAATAGCCGTGGCGATCGTCCAGCATATCGATGTCCAGTTTTCCGCCAGTTTTGTCCAGTGGTTATCCCAGCAAACCCGCTTGAAAATCGATTTGGCTCAAGAGGGAATGACCCCGCAACCCGGTAAAATCATCGTCGCCGCAACCAACGATCATCTCCTCATGCGCCCCGATCGCACCCTGGGCTATACTAAACATCCCCGGAGTAATCCCTATCGTCCCTCGGTGGATGTTTTTTTTACAAGTTTGGCTGAAAACTGGCCAGGGCAAGGATTAGGGGTGTTGCTCACCGGCATGGGACGAGATGGAGCAATAGGATTAAGTCTCTTGCGATCGGCCGGTTGGCAAACGATCGCCCAAGATGCCAGCAGTTGTATCGTCTATGGAATGCCCAAAGCTGCGGTCGAATTGGGAGCAGTGCAAGAAAGTTTGACTCCCGAGGCGATCGGGCTAAAACTCCTGAGTCTCTAA